The Neodiprion virginianus isolate iyNeoVirg1 chromosome 5, iyNeoVirg1.1, whole genome shotgun sequence genome contains a region encoding:
- the LOC124305782 gene encoding uncharacterized protein LOC124305782 isoform X4 produces MAKEMMIVFVYDTARCRREEDDPAEAVIYFHPAWVSLTQRLALAGQLMGVTQFLTTSFSPPRVISLQGGKFVLKKLGQYILAVGTDRNIQDWVIQRRADTLESTLKFYHRDLETISTSLGGDRNRLTEKLYQMFETYLPILQYSANLFTNLPTIKFPKSASNVFLEAIQVLQYCQETSGILGGALFYNNKVVATQLNPELTKQLIVTDPYRIKAPAETVGTEFDLPAGVQLLRVYVERKQVIKLKQDAAGERVYNSYLDPTMKKTMLKKNLSKNNIKDSCTSGMKRDTSRIFTVPEEGELDSMQYDSGAPFYPSLPPTTYSSPAKRKQDVTIDRSKIVNPLTPSVCSTPLKDVNRMLHGTTVLICSGADDCESKAMPENQVLEVENISDIPDLVKEALRCKRANKLRNAPPIEKLEERRFLDKKCLSLPDLNNALHKHTNRVSLRYYSIGLPNLNDNLCSDLCEDSPRKKLPPGKHFYHTITDPSFPIFRSDGSLVSKALYDFNVATHYQELKCGATNVKLPKHTDFFQKFPSMGNDKAAMIEGLHCQVPSVSENNTVFNANVTTEKKTKQEIYRRSMSLPLKSLNAPEEEGREKSSSECGSIFDLPQRKKLDGLQLTPLMSKLSLLADERTSGFCSRETTPNEFRDLSSFSTTTNHLLRSKLDAASKDGSDEEDDLDQDWIYSKTEESSLEKLELFIYGQQNMVLVLLMEENVGNNFDLIHSLWDTCVQVLAKLECKLQRCLEPLPPSDSRELYSVLSVDPQWDTVHRAGLWGVTEIEIVSFLHDRFSKAGNMTDIVVRTEDTVVYGYQCGKLQVFYQQAMAPNMTGGLPTPADLMGVVPLKAKRRLERDHGIVLL; encoded by the exons ATGGCAAA GGAAATGATGATAGTGTTCGTGTACGACACGGCACGGTGTCGCAGAGAAGAAGATGACCCCGCCGAGgctgttatttatttccatCCTGCTTGGGTATCGCTTACTCAAAGGCTCGCGCTCGCTGGTCAATTGATGGGTGTTACACAGTTTCTTACTACATCTTTCTCACCTCCACGAGTAATTTCTCTACAAGGTGgcaaatttgttttaaaaaaattgggacAGTATATACTA GCAGTTGGAACAGACCGAAATATCCAGGATTGGGTAATCCAGAGACGAGCTGATACTTTGGAATCGACactgaaattttatcatcgtGATCTTGAAACTATATCGACATCACTTGGTGGGGACAGAAACAGACTGACtgagaaattatatcaaatgtTTGAAACTTATCTTCCTATACTGCAATACAGTGCCAACTTATTCACCAATCTTCCCACCATCAAATTTCCTAAG AGTGCAAGCAATGTTTTTTTAGAAGCTATACAAGTGCTACAATATTGCCAAGAAACAAGTGGTATTTTAGGTGGTGCCTTGTTCTACAATAATAA GGTTGTGGCTACTCAGTTGAATCCAGAATTGACCAAACAATTAATCGTTACTGATCCGTATCGTATAAAG GCCCCTGCGGAAACTGTAGGAACAGAGTTTGATCTGCCAGCCGGAGTTCAACTCCTCAGAGTCTATGTTGAACGCAAGcaagtaataaaattgaaacaagatGCAGCTGGCGAACGCGTTTATAATTCGTATCTCGATCctacgatgaaaaaaacaatgctgAAAAAG aatttatcGAAGAACAACATAAAGGATTCCTGCACCTCGGGTATGAAACGTGATACGTCACGGATATTCACAGTACCGGAAGAAGGAGAATTGGACTCGATGCAGTATGATAGCGGTGCACCTTTCTACCCCTCCCTGCCTCCCACAACATATAGCTCACCAGCAAAACGAAAGCAGGATGTTACAATAGATCGCTCCAAGATTGTAAACCCGTTAACGCCTAGTGTTTGTTCTACACCTTTGAAGGATGTTAACAGAATGCTTCATGGGACCACAGTATTGATCTGCAGCGGTGCGGATGATTGTGAAAGCAAAGCTATGCCTGAAAATCAAGTTCTTGAAGTAGAAAATATCAGCGACATCCCAGACCTTGTCAAAGAAGCACTAAGGTGCAAAAGAGCAAACAAACTAAGGAATGCACCTCCTATCGAAAAGCTGGAAGAACGTAGATTTCTCGATAAAAAATGTCTTAGTTTGCCAGACCTGAATAACGCATTACACAAACATACGAACAGAGTATCTCTTAGGTACTATAGTATAGGATTACCAAATTTGAATGACAACCTTTGCTCTGACCTCTGCGAGGATTCACCTCGGAAAAAACTTCCACCTGGAAAACACTTTTACCATACAATTACAGACCCAAGCTTCCCAATATTCAGATCCGATGGTTCACTGGTTTCCAAAGCTTTGTACGATTTCAATGTTGCTACACATTATCAGGAACTCAAGTGTGGTGCAACCAATGTAAAGTTGCCTAAACATACAGATTTCttccaaaaatttccatcAATGGGAAACGATAAGGCAGCTATGATAGAAGGATTACATTGTCAAGTTCCGTCCGTTTCTGAGAATAACACTGTTTTTAATGCTAACGTAAcaacagagaaaaaaacgaaacaagaaATTTATCGTCGATCTATGAGTTTACCTCTCAAATCTCTAAATGCTCCAGAAGAAGAGGGTAGGGAAAAATCGTCTTCGGAATGCGGCAGCATTTTCGATTTACctcaaagaaaaaaacttgacggATTACAGTTAACGCCGTTAATGTCAAAGCTTAGTTTACTAGCGGACGAACGTACGAGCGGATTTTGCAGTAGGGAAACTACACCAAATGAATTTCGTGACTTGTCAAGTTTCTCTACAACGACAAACCATTTACTCAGAAGCAAACTGGATGCAGCAAGCAAAGACGGGAGTGACGAGGAAGACGATCTAGACCAAGACTGGATTTATTCCAAGACGGAGGAAAGTTCCCTGGAAAAACTTGAACTTTTTATTTATGGTCAGCAAAACATGGTCCTAGTATTGTTAATGGAAGAAAATGTTGGCAACAATTTCGACCTCATACATTCCCTA TGGGATACTTGTGTTCAAGTTCTCGCGAAACTAGAGTGTAAACTTCAACGATGTCTAGAACCTCTACCACCCAGTGATAGCAGAGAATTGTACAGCGTCCTCAGTGTAGATCCACAATGGGATACAGTCCACCGTGCCGGTCTCTGGGGTGTCACAGAGATAGAAATTGTCTCATTTCTTCACGACAGATTCAGTAAAGCTGGTAACATGACAGACATTGTAGTGAG AACTGAAGACACGGTCGTATACGGATACCAGTGCGGAAAGCTGCAAGTGTTTTATCAGCAAGCTATGGCACCCAATATGACTGGCGGACTACCTACACCAGCAGATCTAATGGGTGTTGTTCCTCTCAAGGCTAAGCGAAGACTGGAGAGAGATCATGGCATAGTTTTGCTGTAA
- the LOC124305782 gene encoding uncharacterized protein LOC124305782 isoform X3: MKKRREMMIVFVYDTARCRREEDDPAEAVIYFHPAWVSLTQRLALAGQLMGVTQFLTTSFSPPRVISLQGGKFVLKKLGQYILAVGTDRNIQDWVIQRRADTLESTLKFYHRDLETISTSLGGDRNRLTEKLYQMFETYLPILQYSANLFTNLPTIKFPKSASNVFLEAIQVLQYCQETSGILGGALFYNNKVVATQLNPELTKQLIVTDPYRIKAPAETVGTEFDLPAGVQLLRVYVERKQVIKLKQDAAGERVYNSYLDPTMKKTMLKKNLSKNNIKDSCTSGMKRDTSRIFTVPEEGELDSMQYDSGAPFYPSLPPTTYSSPAKRKQDVTIDRSKIVNPLTPSVCSTPLKDVNRMLHGTTVLICSGADDCESKAMPENQVLEVENISDIPDLVKEALRCKRANKLRNAPPIEKLEERRFLDKKCLSLPDLNNALHKHTNRVSLRYYSIGLPNLNDNLCSDLCEDSPRKKLPPGKHFYHTITDPSFPIFRSDGSLVSKALYDFNVATHYQELKCGATNVKLPKHTDFFQKFPSMGNDKAAMIEGLHCQVPSVSENNTVFNANVTTEKKTKQEIYRRSMSLPLKSLNAPEEEGREKSSSECGSIFDLPQRKKLDGLQLTPLMSKLSLLADERTSGFCSRETTPNEFRDLSSFSTTTNHLLRSKLDAASKDGSDEEDDLDQDWIYSKTEESSLEKLELFIYGQQNMVLVLLMEENVGNNFDLIHSLWDTCVQVLAKLECKLQRCLEPLPPSDSRELYSVLSVDPQWDTVHRAGLWGVTEIEIVSFLHDRFSKAGNMTDIVVRTEDTVVYGYQCGKLQVFYQQAMAPNMTGGLPTPADLMGVVPLKAKRRLERDHGIVLL, translated from the exons ATGAAAAAACGAAG GGAAATGATGATAGTGTTCGTGTACGACACGGCACGGTGTCGCAGAGAAGAAGATGACCCCGCCGAGgctgttatttatttccatCCTGCTTGGGTATCGCTTACTCAAAGGCTCGCGCTCGCTGGTCAATTGATGGGTGTTACACAGTTTCTTACTACATCTTTCTCACCTCCACGAGTAATTTCTCTACAAGGTGgcaaatttgttttaaaaaaattgggacAGTATATACTA GCAGTTGGAACAGACCGAAATATCCAGGATTGGGTAATCCAGAGACGAGCTGATACTTTGGAATCGACactgaaattttatcatcgtGATCTTGAAACTATATCGACATCACTTGGTGGGGACAGAAACAGACTGACtgagaaattatatcaaatgtTTGAAACTTATCTTCCTATACTGCAATACAGTGCCAACTTATTCACCAATCTTCCCACCATCAAATTTCCTAAG AGTGCAAGCAATGTTTTTTTAGAAGCTATACAAGTGCTACAATATTGCCAAGAAACAAGTGGTATTTTAGGTGGTGCCTTGTTCTACAATAATAA GGTTGTGGCTACTCAGTTGAATCCAGAATTGACCAAACAATTAATCGTTACTGATCCGTATCGTATAAAG GCCCCTGCGGAAACTGTAGGAACAGAGTTTGATCTGCCAGCCGGAGTTCAACTCCTCAGAGTCTATGTTGAACGCAAGcaagtaataaaattgaaacaagatGCAGCTGGCGAACGCGTTTATAATTCGTATCTCGATCctacgatgaaaaaaacaatgctgAAAAAG aatttatcGAAGAACAACATAAAGGATTCCTGCACCTCGGGTATGAAACGTGATACGTCACGGATATTCACAGTACCGGAAGAAGGAGAATTGGACTCGATGCAGTATGATAGCGGTGCACCTTTCTACCCCTCCCTGCCTCCCACAACATATAGCTCACCAGCAAAACGAAAGCAGGATGTTACAATAGATCGCTCCAAGATTGTAAACCCGTTAACGCCTAGTGTTTGTTCTACACCTTTGAAGGATGTTAACAGAATGCTTCATGGGACCACAGTATTGATCTGCAGCGGTGCGGATGATTGTGAAAGCAAAGCTATGCCTGAAAATCAAGTTCTTGAAGTAGAAAATATCAGCGACATCCCAGACCTTGTCAAAGAAGCACTAAGGTGCAAAAGAGCAAACAAACTAAGGAATGCACCTCCTATCGAAAAGCTGGAAGAACGTAGATTTCTCGATAAAAAATGTCTTAGTTTGCCAGACCTGAATAACGCATTACACAAACATACGAACAGAGTATCTCTTAGGTACTATAGTATAGGATTACCAAATTTGAATGACAACCTTTGCTCTGACCTCTGCGAGGATTCACCTCGGAAAAAACTTCCACCTGGAAAACACTTTTACCATACAATTACAGACCCAAGCTTCCCAATATTCAGATCCGATGGTTCACTGGTTTCCAAAGCTTTGTACGATTTCAATGTTGCTACACATTATCAGGAACTCAAGTGTGGTGCAACCAATGTAAAGTTGCCTAAACATACAGATTTCttccaaaaatttccatcAATGGGAAACGATAAGGCAGCTATGATAGAAGGATTACATTGTCAAGTTCCGTCCGTTTCTGAGAATAACACTGTTTTTAATGCTAACGTAAcaacagagaaaaaaacgaaacaagaaATTTATCGTCGATCTATGAGTTTACCTCTCAAATCTCTAAATGCTCCAGAAGAAGAGGGTAGGGAAAAATCGTCTTCGGAATGCGGCAGCATTTTCGATTTACctcaaagaaaaaaacttgacggATTACAGTTAACGCCGTTAATGTCAAAGCTTAGTTTACTAGCGGACGAACGTACGAGCGGATTTTGCAGTAGGGAAACTACACCAAATGAATTTCGTGACTTGTCAAGTTTCTCTACAACGACAAACCATTTACTCAGAAGCAAACTGGATGCAGCAAGCAAAGACGGGAGTGACGAGGAAGACGATCTAGACCAAGACTGGATTTATTCCAAGACGGAGGAAAGTTCCCTGGAAAAACTTGAACTTTTTATTTATGGTCAGCAAAACATGGTCCTAGTATTGTTAATGGAAGAAAATGTTGGCAACAATTTCGACCTCATACATTCCCTA TGGGATACTTGTGTTCAAGTTCTCGCGAAACTAGAGTGTAAACTTCAACGATGTCTAGAACCTCTACCACCCAGTGATAGCAGAGAATTGTACAGCGTCCTCAGTGTAGATCCACAATGGGATACAGTCCACCGTGCCGGTCTCTGGGGTGTCACAGAGATAGAAATTGTCTCATTTCTTCACGACAGATTCAGTAAAGCTGGTAACATGACAGACATTGTAGTGAG AACTGAAGACACGGTCGTATACGGATACCAGTGCGGAAAGCTGCAAGTGTTTTATCAGCAAGCTATGGCACCCAATATGACTGGCGGACTACCTACACCAGCAGATCTAATGGGTGTTGTTCCTCTCAAGGCTAAGCGAAGACTGGAGAGAGATCATGGCATAGTTTTGCTGTAA
- the LOC124305782 gene encoding uncharacterized protein LOC124305782 isoform X6: MSLFNSLIFVKDNADFKLVEMMIVFVYDTARCRREEDDPAEAVIYFHPAWVSLTQRLALAGQLMGVTQFLTTSFSPPRVISLQGGKFVLKKLGQYILAVGTDRNIQDWVIQRRADTLESTLKFYHRDLETISTSLGGDRNRLTEKLYQMFETYLPILQYSANLFTNLPTIKFPKSASNVFLEAIQVLQYCQETSGILGGALFYNNKVVATQLNPELTKQLIVTDPYRIKAPAETVGTEFDLPAGVQLLRVYVERKQVIKLKQDAAGERVYNSYLDPTMKKTMLKKNLSKNNIKDSCTSGMKRDTSRIFTVPEEGELDSMQYDSGAPFYPSLPPTTYSSPAKRKQDVTIDRSKIVNPLTPSVCSTPLKDVNRMLHGTTVLICSGADDCESKAMPENQVLEVENISDIPDLVKEALRCKRANKLRNAPPIEKLEERRFLDKKCLSLPDLNNALHKHTNRVSLRYYSIGLPNLNDNLCSDLCEDSPRKKLPPGKHFYHTITDPSFPIFRSDGSLVSKALYDFNVATHYQELKCGATNVKLPKHTDFFQKFPSMGNDKAAMIEGLHCQVPSVSENNTVFNANVTTEKKTKQEIYRRSMSLPLKSLNAPEEEGREKSSSECGSIFDLPQRKKLDGLQLTPLMSKLSLLADERTSGFCSRETTPNEFRDLSSFSTTTNHLLRSKLDAASKDGSDEEDDLDQDWIYSKTEESSLEKLELFIYGQQNMVLVLLMEENVGNNFDLIHSLVSILGYLCSSSRETRV; encoded by the exons ATGTCTCTGTTCAATTCTCTAATATTTGTGAAAGACAATGCAGATTTCAAATTGGT GGAAATGATGATAGTGTTCGTGTACGACACGGCACGGTGTCGCAGAGAAGAAGATGACCCCGCCGAGgctgttatttatttccatCCTGCTTGGGTATCGCTTACTCAAAGGCTCGCGCTCGCTGGTCAATTGATGGGTGTTACACAGTTTCTTACTACATCTTTCTCACCTCCACGAGTAATTTCTCTACAAGGTGgcaaatttgttttaaaaaaattgggacAGTATATACTA GCAGTTGGAACAGACCGAAATATCCAGGATTGGGTAATCCAGAGACGAGCTGATACTTTGGAATCGACactgaaattttatcatcgtGATCTTGAAACTATATCGACATCACTTGGTGGGGACAGAAACAGACTGACtgagaaattatatcaaatgtTTGAAACTTATCTTCCTATACTGCAATACAGTGCCAACTTATTCACCAATCTTCCCACCATCAAATTTCCTAAG AGTGCAAGCAATGTTTTTTTAGAAGCTATACAAGTGCTACAATATTGCCAAGAAACAAGTGGTATTTTAGGTGGTGCCTTGTTCTACAATAATAA GGTTGTGGCTACTCAGTTGAATCCAGAATTGACCAAACAATTAATCGTTACTGATCCGTATCGTATAAAG GCCCCTGCGGAAACTGTAGGAACAGAGTTTGATCTGCCAGCCGGAGTTCAACTCCTCAGAGTCTATGTTGAACGCAAGcaagtaataaaattgaaacaagatGCAGCTGGCGAACGCGTTTATAATTCGTATCTCGATCctacgatgaaaaaaacaatgctgAAAAAG aatttatcGAAGAACAACATAAAGGATTCCTGCACCTCGGGTATGAAACGTGATACGTCACGGATATTCACAGTACCGGAAGAAGGAGAATTGGACTCGATGCAGTATGATAGCGGTGCACCTTTCTACCCCTCCCTGCCTCCCACAACATATAGCTCACCAGCAAAACGAAAGCAGGATGTTACAATAGATCGCTCCAAGATTGTAAACCCGTTAACGCCTAGTGTTTGTTCTACACCTTTGAAGGATGTTAACAGAATGCTTCATGGGACCACAGTATTGATCTGCAGCGGTGCGGATGATTGTGAAAGCAAAGCTATGCCTGAAAATCAAGTTCTTGAAGTAGAAAATATCAGCGACATCCCAGACCTTGTCAAAGAAGCACTAAGGTGCAAAAGAGCAAACAAACTAAGGAATGCACCTCCTATCGAAAAGCTGGAAGAACGTAGATTTCTCGATAAAAAATGTCTTAGTTTGCCAGACCTGAATAACGCATTACACAAACATACGAACAGAGTATCTCTTAGGTACTATAGTATAGGATTACCAAATTTGAATGACAACCTTTGCTCTGACCTCTGCGAGGATTCACCTCGGAAAAAACTTCCACCTGGAAAACACTTTTACCATACAATTACAGACCCAAGCTTCCCAATATTCAGATCCGATGGTTCACTGGTTTCCAAAGCTTTGTACGATTTCAATGTTGCTACACATTATCAGGAACTCAAGTGTGGTGCAACCAATGTAAAGTTGCCTAAACATACAGATTTCttccaaaaatttccatcAATGGGAAACGATAAGGCAGCTATGATAGAAGGATTACATTGTCAAGTTCCGTCCGTTTCTGAGAATAACACTGTTTTTAATGCTAACGTAAcaacagagaaaaaaacgaaacaagaaATTTATCGTCGATCTATGAGTTTACCTCTCAAATCTCTAAATGCTCCAGAAGAAGAGGGTAGGGAAAAATCGTCTTCGGAATGCGGCAGCATTTTCGATTTACctcaaagaaaaaaacttgacggATTACAGTTAACGCCGTTAATGTCAAAGCTTAGTTTACTAGCGGACGAACGTACGAGCGGATTTTGCAGTAGGGAAACTACACCAAATGAATTTCGTGACTTGTCAAGTTTCTCTACAACGACAAACCATTTACTCAGAAGCAAACTGGATGCAGCAAGCAAAGACGGGAGTGACGAGGAAGACGATCTAGACCAAGACTGGATTTATTCCAAGACGGAGGAAAGTTCCCTGGAAAAACTTGAACTTTTTATTTATGGTCAGCAAAACATGGTCCTAGTATTGTTAATGGAAGAAAATGTTGGCAACAATTTCGACCTCATACATTCCCTAGTTAGTAtat TGGGATACTTGTGTTCAAGTTCTCGCGAAACTAGAGTGTAA
- the LOC124305782 gene encoding uncharacterized protein LOC124305782 isoform X1, with protein MSLFNSLIFVKDNADFKLVEMMIVFVYDTARCRREEDDPAEAVIYFHPAWVSLTQRLALAGQLMGVTQFLTTSFSPPRVISLQGGKFVLKKLGQYILAVGTDRNIQDWVIQRRADTLESTLKFYHRDLETISTSLGGDRNRLTEKLYQMFETYLPILQYSANLFTNLPTIKFPKSASNVFLEAIQVLQYCQETSGILGGALFYNNKVVATQLNPELTKQLIVTDPYRIKAPAETVGTEFDLPAGVQLLRVYVERKQVIKLKQDAAGERVYNSYLDPTMKKTMLKKNLSKNNIKDSCTSGMKRDTSRIFTVPEEGELDSMQYDSGAPFYPSLPPTTYSSPAKRKQDVTIDRSKIVNPLTPSVCSTPLKDVNRMLHGTTVLICSGADDCESKAMPENQVLEVENISDIPDLVKEALRCKRANKLRNAPPIEKLEERRFLDKKCLSLPDLNNALHKHTNRVSLRYYSIGLPNLNDNLCSDLCEDSPRKKLPPGKHFYHTITDPSFPIFRSDGSLVSKALYDFNVATHYQELKCGATNVKLPKHTDFFQKFPSMGNDKAAMIEGLHCQVPSVSENNTVFNANVTTEKKTKQEIYRRSMSLPLKSLNAPEEEGREKSSSECGSIFDLPQRKKLDGLQLTPLMSKLSLLADERTSGFCSRETTPNEFRDLSSFSTTTNHLLRSKLDAASKDGSDEEDDLDQDWIYSKTEESSLEKLELFIYGQQNMVLVLLMEENVGNNFDLIHSLWDTCVQVLAKLECKLQRCLEPLPPSDSRELYSVLSVDPQWDTVHRAGLWGVTEIEIVSFLHDRFSKAGNMTDIVVRTEDTVVYGYQCGKLQVFYQQAMAPNMTGGLPTPADLMGVVPLKAKRRLERDHGIVLL; from the exons ATGTCTCTGTTCAATTCTCTAATATTTGTGAAAGACAATGCAGATTTCAAATTGGT GGAAATGATGATAGTGTTCGTGTACGACACGGCACGGTGTCGCAGAGAAGAAGATGACCCCGCCGAGgctgttatttatttccatCCTGCTTGGGTATCGCTTACTCAAAGGCTCGCGCTCGCTGGTCAATTGATGGGTGTTACACAGTTTCTTACTACATCTTTCTCACCTCCACGAGTAATTTCTCTACAAGGTGgcaaatttgttttaaaaaaattgggacAGTATATACTA GCAGTTGGAACAGACCGAAATATCCAGGATTGGGTAATCCAGAGACGAGCTGATACTTTGGAATCGACactgaaattttatcatcgtGATCTTGAAACTATATCGACATCACTTGGTGGGGACAGAAACAGACTGACtgagaaattatatcaaatgtTTGAAACTTATCTTCCTATACTGCAATACAGTGCCAACTTATTCACCAATCTTCCCACCATCAAATTTCCTAAG AGTGCAAGCAATGTTTTTTTAGAAGCTATACAAGTGCTACAATATTGCCAAGAAACAAGTGGTATTTTAGGTGGTGCCTTGTTCTACAATAATAA GGTTGTGGCTACTCAGTTGAATCCAGAATTGACCAAACAATTAATCGTTACTGATCCGTATCGTATAAAG GCCCCTGCGGAAACTGTAGGAACAGAGTTTGATCTGCCAGCCGGAGTTCAACTCCTCAGAGTCTATGTTGAACGCAAGcaagtaataaaattgaaacaagatGCAGCTGGCGAACGCGTTTATAATTCGTATCTCGATCctacgatgaaaaaaacaatgctgAAAAAG aatttatcGAAGAACAACATAAAGGATTCCTGCACCTCGGGTATGAAACGTGATACGTCACGGATATTCACAGTACCGGAAGAAGGAGAATTGGACTCGATGCAGTATGATAGCGGTGCACCTTTCTACCCCTCCCTGCCTCCCACAACATATAGCTCACCAGCAAAACGAAAGCAGGATGTTACAATAGATCGCTCCAAGATTGTAAACCCGTTAACGCCTAGTGTTTGTTCTACACCTTTGAAGGATGTTAACAGAATGCTTCATGGGACCACAGTATTGATCTGCAGCGGTGCGGATGATTGTGAAAGCAAAGCTATGCCTGAAAATCAAGTTCTTGAAGTAGAAAATATCAGCGACATCCCAGACCTTGTCAAAGAAGCACTAAGGTGCAAAAGAGCAAACAAACTAAGGAATGCACCTCCTATCGAAAAGCTGGAAGAACGTAGATTTCTCGATAAAAAATGTCTTAGTTTGCCAGACCTGAATAACGCATTACACAAACATACGAACAGAGTATCTCTTAGGTACTATAGTATAGGATTACCAAATTTGAATGACAACCTTTGCTCTGACCTCTGCGAGGATTCACCTCGGAAAAAACTTCCACCTGGAAAACACTTTTACCATACAATTACAGACCCAAGCTTCCCAATATTCAGATCCGATGGTTCACTGGTTTCCAAAGCTTTGTACGATTTCAATGTTGCTACACATTATCAGGAACTCAAGTGTGGTGCAACCAATGTAAAGTTGCCTAAACATACAGATTTCttccaaaaatttccatcAATGGGAAACGATAAGGCAGCTATGATAGAAGGATTACATTGTCAAGTTCCGTCCGTTTCTGAGAATAACACTGTTTTTAATGCTAACGTAAcaacagagaaaaaaacgaaacaagaaATTTATCGTCGATCTATGAGTTTACCTCTCAAATCTCTAAATGCTCCAGAAGAAGAGGGTAGGGAAAAATCGTCTTCGGAATGCGGCAGCATTTTCGATTTACctcaaagaaaaaaacttgacggATTACAGTTAACGCCGTTAATGTCAAAGCTTAGTTTACTAGCGGACGAACGTACGAGCGGATTTTGCAGTAGGGAAACTACACCAAATGAATTTCGTGACTTGTCAAGTTTCTCTACAACGACAAACCATTTACTCAGAAGCAAACTGGATGCAGCAAGCAAAGACGGGAGTGACGAGGAAGACGATCTAGACCAAGACTGGATTTATTCCAAGACGGAGGAAAGTTCCCTGGAAAAACTTGAACTTTTTATTTATGGTCAGCAAAACATGGTCCTAGTATTGTTAATGGAAGAAAATGTTGGCAACAATTTCGACCTCATACATTCCCTA TGGGATACTTGTGTTCAAGTTCTCGCGAAACTAGAGTGTAAACTTCAACGATGTCTAGAACCTCTACCACCCAGTGATAGCAGAGAATTGTACAGCGTCCTCAGTGTAGATCCACAATGGGATACAGTCCACCGTGCCGGTCTCTGGGGTGTCACAGAGATAGAAATTGTCTCATTTCTTCACGACAGATTCAGTAAAGCTGGTAACATGACAGACATTGTAGTGAG AACTGAAGACACGGTCGTATACGGATACCAGTGCGGAAAGCTGCAAGTGTTTTATCAGCAAGCTATGGCACCCAATATGACTGGCGGACTACCTACACCAGCAGATCTAATGGGTGTTGTTCCTCTCAAGGCTAAGCGAAGACTGGAGAGAGATCATGGCATAGTTTTGCTGTAA